The following nucleotide sequence is from Tolumonas lignilytica.
GATAAGGTGGCTGATTTCCTGGAATCCCGTGGCGTACACAATTATCTGGTTGAAATTGCCGGTGCGTCCCGCAGCCGGGGGCTCAATGCGAAAGGTGAACCGTGGCGTCTGGCGATCCAGAAACCGACCGATGAAATTGAAGAGGTACAGGCGATTGTGCAACCGGATGGCCGGGCTATCAGTACCTCCGGCAGTTATCGGAATTATTATGAACTGGATGGCAAACGCTATTCCCACATTATCGACCCGGTCACGGGCAAACCGATCACGCATAAATTAGTTTCGGCGACAGTGATCACGCCGACCGCACTGGAGGCCGATGGTCTGGATACGGCGCTGATGGTGATGGGGCCGGAAAAAGCACTCGCATTCGCGAAAGAACAACATCTGGCGGTGTACCTGATCAGTAAAACCGACCAAGGGTTTAAAGCCGAATACACCGATGCCTTTAAACCGTATCTGGTGAAATAAAACCATCCGACAGGGGGCTTTAAGCTCCCTGTTTTCTACATTATTCCTAGTTGCCCGATTTTTCAGGCGTGACCTGTTTCGCCAGATTGAGAAACTGACGCATACCGTCCTGATCCAGAAAACCATCCGGCCGTTTATGCGAACGTAAAAACTGATAACCGGAAACCATGGCGACCAATTTTTCTAATTCGCTGTCGGTGATGGGTTTATTCATGACTTCTTCATAACTCATCTTCAATGCCTCGGCATCAACGACCTCCGCCTGACGGTAAAGGTAACCGCATCCGGTGGATAAATACTCCAGCGAACAATTGGCGCGCATGGCAATTTGATTGGCTTTCAGCAGACCGGGCTCACTGCCTTTTAAATATTTACGGATCAAGGCCTCGTTCAAATCGACGCGACGGGCAAATCCGCTGATACTTTCTTCACCAATGAGTTCGGCTAACCGTGCGGCAAAGCTCATAAATTCGTACCTTAGTTCGTGAAAAGAGTGATGCTGCATTGTAGTCGGAAGCCGACCTCTTTAGCATGCGATCATTACAACAAAGTATTACAACAAAAACAGGCGGAAAGATTCATGATTTCACGTGTAGAAGCAGCACCGAACGGCTTTCAGTTATCCGAATTTATTCAAGGCTACTGGCGACTGGCTGACTGGCAGATGTCACCCGTTCAGCGGCTGGATTTTTTGAAACAACACCTCGAACTGGGCATTACATCGATTGACCATGCCGATATTTATGGCAATTACAGTTGCGAACAACTGTTTGGCGAGGCGCTGGCGCTGGAACCAGCTCTGCGTCAGCAGCTGGAGATCGTCAGCAAATGTGATATCAAATTGCTGTCCGATAAATATCCGCAGCGCACCGTGAAGCATTATGACACCTCTGCCGCGCACATTGTGGCCTCGGTTGAAGCCTCGTTGACGCATCTGGGAACAGACTACCTGGATCTGTTGCTGATCCATCGTCCTGACCCGTTGATGAATGCCGATGAGGTGGCTGAGGCATTTACCCGTCTGCAGGCCAGCGGTAAAGTTCGCCATTTCGGTGTTTCCAATTTCACGCCTTATCAGTTTGACTTATTGCAATCCCGCCTGGATTTTTCGTTGGTGACGAATCAGGTGGAGGTCAACCCGATCAATCTGTTTGCGCTGCATGATGGCACGCTGGATCAAATGCAGATGAAGCGGATCCGCCCCATGATCTGGTCTGCCTTGGGCGGAGGTGCGATCTTCACATCACAAACGGAACAGGCGCATCGTTTACGCACGGTATTGAGCAACATCAGCGAAGAGCTGGGCGGTGCCGGTTTGGATCAGGTGATTTACGCTTGGTTGCTGAAACTGCCATGCCAGCCATTACCTATTATTGGCTCTGGCAATATCGATCGGGTGCGAGCTGCCGTGGCCGCCAAGGAACTGAGCCTGACGCGCGAGCAATGGTTCCAGATCTGGGAAGCGTCTCAAGGGCACGAGGTCGCTTGATCCTCTGACTTGCAGTCCGTCGGCTGGCAGGATAAACTTA
It contains:
- a CDS encoding aldo/keto reductase produces the protein MISRVEAAPNGFQLSEFIQGYWRLADWQMSPVQRLDFLKQHLELGITSIDHADIYGNYSCEQLFGEALALEPALRQQLEIVSKCDIKLLSDKYPQRTVKHYDTSAAHIVASVEASLTHLGTDYLDLLLIHRPDPLMNADEVAEAFTRLQASGKVRHFGVSNFTPYQFDLLQSRLDFSLVTNQVEVNPINLFALHDGTLDQMQMKRIRPMIWSALGGGAIFTSQTEQAHRLRTVLSNISEELGGAGLDQVIYAWLLKLPCQPLPIIGSGNIDRVRAAVAAKELSLTREQWFQIWEASQGHEVA